DNA from Branchiostoma lanceolatum isolate klBraLanc5 chromosome 6, klBraLanc5.hap2, whole genome shotgun sequence:
TGTCGCTGAGCGCCTTGCTGACCCGGTCCAGCTCGACCCGCAGAGTGGCGGCCTCCTGTCCGCCCTGGTGCAACATGTGCGACACGTTCTCGCTCTGCTGATGCAGCGTCGACAGGCTTTTCTCGCGCTCCTCCAACTGGACCTGCAGGAACAGAACATGTTAGcaactacagtcaaaactgcccaagaagaccacacatggagctgataaaatctggtctatgtggacaggtggtcaccatttagacaggattcttaatgcttgtgtcaatgggaaaaattatctaagggaccaggAGAAAGTGGTCacgttggccaggtggtctttatgtagaggtggtcacttgtacaggtttgacatcACCTAAATCTCAGTAGCTATGCTTAGAAGTTAGATATCCTTCTCTAGCCACTGGTGTTCCTTTACTCGGCATTGGCAGATACTGGCCAGGGATGGAATCCTTCTGAGGAGATGTTAGAACAACAGTTAACCACACATTGATTACATTAAGGAACCTACTACCCTGATCAATGAAGGTAAGGGTACACCAAAGTGTGTGACAGTTCCAACCAGTCATTTTTTGTGCACCTTATAATTATATTTTCCAACTACAACTTACACTCACTCCCTATCTGGTTTATCATCCTTCCTGTAACTTCTTACAAGTAAAGAAATGTGGTGCTATGTTACCGGTAGTAAACAGATGCACTAACCTGTAGCCTATCATGGCTGCTCTGTAGGGAGGAGAACTCTTCGTTCCTCTTCTCCAACATCTGGATGTAGTGTGCTCGCTCCTGTCGTACGCGCTCTGCATCCTGCAGCCGCTCTTCCGCCACGGCAGACAGCTCGTTCTTCTCTCCCACCTGTGGGATCAGCCTCTGTcttatttctgtttcatttcACTTTGATTTACTTgacattttattctattctgttcCTGTTTATTTGGCAACAGTCTAGCATATGAATAAAGACATAAGAATTAGAACAAGTGCCATAAGcagtatctttaaaaaatcatatgCATTGCAATGCCTCCTAGAAATTAGTTGGAGGTTGTCTATtacaatacaaaattacaaatattGTTTAATTGATGAGACAAAGCTGTttactgaatacatgtataagcaaaCAAAAGATAATACTACTTGTAAGAATAAAAGTCAAGAAATCCATCCTCTCTTGCAAATAACAACAAGTTTTTAAGTCCcaggttttgttgtgtttgaacACATACCACTGAGCTGAGCTGCTTCTGAGCATCATCCAGAGCATGCTGCAGTTCCTCCACTCTCTGCCGGAGGGCCTTGATGTCATCTGTCTTCCACTCGAACTCACGGCCGAGCTTCAGGCTCTGGTTGCGCTCGGTCTCCAGCTGGGCAGACAGCACGTTGATCTGCTCCTGCAGGCGCTGCTGCTCCTGTTCCTTCACTTCCAACACCTGGCGACAGGggaaaactttcacttttctgtcAACTCTTCATTTCCAGATTGGTACTTATTCACTGATTCAATTCCTTCTTGATTGTTGCCGGAAATTAATGGAGCAAGCTTGGGATAACTGTGACCTCTGGAATTTCTTTGTTATCAAATTGCTCAATATCTTTGCACACCCACATACATTTCACTTGTGGTAGAGTAAAGATAGTAGCTATAGTATATGGCAAGTGCACCATGGGGTGCTGTTGTTAACATTGTGTATTAATGTTGGGTAGCATAGAGGAAAATTTATATTCATAATGTAGATAAAAGAGTGACCTAATGGTCATACAGTGTACTTAGGATTCTTAGGtggcacacacaaaacacaaggCACCTTTTTACCACTTAAAGTTTGACTACACATTTAATGAAAGGGACATTATGGCACCCACCAAAAGACATTCTGTATAGGGTTGTTGAAATCACACTAAAACTAATATATATCACAATACTGATGGTAGTGACTTCAATGTTCAAAAGAAGGTGGTCCAAAGGACATGGTAGGGTATCACACAAGTGCATGAAGTTATCTTTAAGTAGAATAGATGAAAACGGTGGTGACTTGTTCCCCCAACATACGACAGTCCACTTACAAtaacccagattccatcccctTCAGATTTGTGGGAGGGAGGCTTCAGTCAGaggggaggagaagaaacaCAGAGATCAGTATGATTGTATCTTAAACCACACCAAAGTTCTTGGTCCTCAGATTTTTGCAAGAAACTTGGGGAGCGAGGAAAATGAGGCAGTGAATCCCAGAACCAAGAAactgaattggtgtggccttaagagtAAATTGTGGTGTGATAGGAAATGCAGTTGATGCTATGATATCTTGTAGCTGTTTTGCAGCATAGAGgacaaagacaagaaaacacaagacaaacataaaataaaagtgttcagaaaaaaagggaaaaaacacTACCAAGCAAAAGAGTAATATTTCAATGGTTGAATAGTGGATGAAATATAGAAGGCAATTTCTACTGACAAGAATTGCTTGCTCCAGCTAGCataaacaaagacaaacaaCAATAGTACAAGAAAGTTAGAACAGTGTTGAAAAAGTAGGGGGTCTACACAACTTTTATCATGATAGAGATGTTTGAATTTGAagtaaatgattagattttccaTGAAACCCCAGTCTTTTCTAATGGTTACTTGGCCAGTGATACATTTAACCCAAGAAAGTCCCTGCATACCTATTTACCCCTGTCTTTTATAGATTCTAATTGTTGCTTGACCAATGTTACATTGAAACCAACAAAGTGACCCTGTACCTGTTTCTCCATCTGGTTCTTGCACTCCTGCTTGACGGTCTGCACCAGCTCCTTCAGCCTGCGCACCTCCAGCGACGCGGCCTCCAGCTCCGCCTCCAGCGTGTGCACCCGTCGGCTCTGCTCCTCGTCACGCGACCACAGCCGCTTCGTCTGCTCGCGCTCGATCTTCAGGTCCTCGTCACCACGCACCAGGCTTTGCTGTGGGGGTGGACAGGAAAACATGGGATGAAccattgaaatgaaataaatatatgTGGTAAACCTTATATAATATACTGTTCAAAAGAATGATGACTTGGCGTAGCAAAGTTTGTATACTGCTATGGAGTTCCTCACCTTTATCTGAGTCATCTCCTGCTCACACTCCTCCAGTGACTCCTGGTAGTGCTCCTTCTCCAGCTGCAGGTTGGACATCTCCGAGTGGAGTGTCTCCAGCGCTCGCTCCAGCTCACGGACCTGAGGAAAACACAGGTGGGAGCCAGAGATGAATAGGATCAACAGGGGAGAGGGTGTAAGGGTGAGTCTTTGGGAGTGAGCAGACGAATATCGACTCAAATTAAGATGGGTGTGATGAACAGTAGTGGGCTCGAAACTCTTTTGGACATGCATGGAGGAAGAAGGTGTGAATGCCAGAGCCAATGGAAATGTATGTCAAAGAAATTTTCATTCCCAACAAGCTACATGCCATTGTATCGAGAAGGATATTTTGTACTTGCTCTTTCTGACAACTACAGAGAACAGCACACTACAGTTGAACTTCTTTAATTAACATGACAATATCAGCAGAACAAAATGTTCTACAAATACTCACTTTCTTCTCATACCCCTGCTTCATGTCCTTGTGTTCGTCCTTGAAGGCAGAATACTTGGCCTCAAGGTCAGCAATATGGCCGTCCTTCAATTCCACCTGGCTTTGAGTCTGTTCTCTGAAAATGTGAGACAAACATTTGATTCATAAGCCATTTCTGTGACCAGCCATTTTCTTGTGCACTAAAATCTAATCAAGCCTCTAAATGCTGAAATTCTCAGAAATACCTCTTTAGCCACTTGGTGCAAGAAgtttgaaatttaaaattttGCTACTGCAACAATCAGATAATTGTCTCTCCCTGAAGCTGTAAGTCCCAAGATACAGACTTCCAGTTCAACATTAATTCTAGTTCAGCACTGTTGTCTAAATATGAGAACCCACAAATAAATTGGTCTGAAACAACTTACTGTAACAGTGTCAGCTGTGTCTGCAGGGTGGTGGCCTGTTTACGAGAGTTGTTGGCCCTCTCCGTGGCGCTGTCCAGCTGCTGTTTGTACTCCTGTACCACCTGCTGCAGCCTGTCCTGGCTGTCCCGGGTCAGCCGGTGCTGTTCCTCTTGAAGCTTCTGCTGGGACTCCCTAACATCTTGCTCCAGCTGCAAGAGGAAAATATCAATGTATCGCCATCTGGATCAGATAACTGAAAAGCCCAATATCTAATCTCCTAGTCCTTTACAATAGAGTCTATTCTATTTTGTTCTACCCAATGCTTCAActtctttctttgaaaaatcTGGGGGACAATTGATTGAATTATGATATCACAATCATCGAAAGCTACAAATAGACCTGctaaaagaaacagaaaaagatTCAAGGAATATACTTAAGTGCAGGTAAAGAGAGAAATGCAGCAAAGAATTAGTAAAAGGGAAAATGAGTAAAAGCAAATTGAATTCTCTAAGCTAGTATTTTacggcagttataccagctatacagatacagacacttctcagaaaaatgacaaagggaagaaaaatgacagaaaagagGGAATAAAAGAAAGAGGGTACCAACCCTAGTGACTTTAGCTGTGAGTGAATGTATGTGCACATCCCTGTCCTGCAGACATTTCTGCAGGACTTGTGGCAGGATCGCCGCCCCAGTCTCCCTGGCGTTCTCCCCGGCCAGGAACGGCCTGCCCTGCCCGTCCTCCTCCTGCGCCAGGAAGGTGCGGATCTGCACCAGTGCCACGTCTGCCGTCTTCAGGTTCTTCTGAAGGTCGTCCACACGGGCGTTGGTGTCTAACATGGCCTGGAACAGCAAGAAAAGTGGAAAATACAGCTTGGCATGAAATACTGCTTCAAATGATTGGGTTGTGTCCTCATTGTTACGTACTTTGTCTTTATCTAGTTGATATCATTTTGCACTTGGTATACATTATAAAACTAGTAGTATACTATTAAGAAATTCTAAAAGGTTACGTCATTTTAAAGAGGGGAAGACCATGATACACCATGACTAAGTTTCAAGCCTTGTCATTTCCTTCAAGAGGATGGATGAGCTGATGGATTTGGATGATCTGTTTGTGTATGGTCACTCACAACTTGAAGACCTAGAGATACGTGCAAATCACAAAGTATGACCAAAATGTAAAATGAGGGGTTTCCACCTTTTCCTGCTGCTTGTTGGTAGATTCCAGTTCCTTCAGCGTAGACTGAAGCTCGCTCACAATTTGGTCACGTTCACGAGATTCATTTTCTCTATGAAGAGGAGAGAAGAACAATTAGTAAAATAACGGTGATCAAAATTCTTGGTAACATCCGGGGCCTACTATGACAAGAACGTAAAGTAAAGCAGTGGTCACACCACTGAGTTGGGCTACCCTAGTTAAACCAAGGACGTTAgttaaacatgacaaaaatcaatcaatcaaacaatcaaatcaaatagaaTGTGCCCTGAGCTGACCTCTGTTCCAGCAGCCTCTCCCGTtgcagcagcgcctcctgtAATCTATCCTGCAGTTCTGTGATCGCCTCACGGAAGTGGTGCTTCTGGAGGTCCGTCAGCTCATTGGCCTGAgagaataaaacatttttatatGGATGAGGAAACTGATTCTTAATTTGTAGTAACAGATGGGAAGCTTTAAACAATACAGCTTTAAAGATGGACCAGGACCGTGCCAGGAGGACTTGTGCGGAAAAGGAGAAATATCTGACCAgctcagctacatgtatgaaaaaaaacagTGACATTTTCCCTGCATatctataagtacatgtatcttaaaacCAGTAAAGGCAGGATGACTTCTAACCTCTTCTGAACCAGAGACACTATCCAGAGACTCATGCAGCATGAGGGAACAAGAGAAGATGTAAAGCCAATGTCTGTCTAAAGCATTTCCCATATTACCCAGTTTAGAATAAAAGAAACTAGTATAGATTGGAAAGTTGCTCCTCACCTGCTTCAGTTGTTCCTTCAGGTGTTGCACCTGGAGGGAGTCTATTGTGGACAGAGACCTGAAgggaaaaaataaacaacacatttATTATTGAGTGCTGCTGTCATGTTATTAACAAATAGGAACTCAATCTTTCAATCTTCTTCAGACAAATTTTCACATATCCATTGCAAACTCACATAATAATTGCATGCACTACACTACGGTACCTTTATCTGTCATACCTCTTATGCATCCTTCCAACCTAATTAGATTCTTGAGGTTCCCTCTAAATCTGACtagtgttatgtgtgtgtgtgtgtgtgtgtgtgtgtgtgtgtgtgtgtgtgtgtgtgtgtgtgtgtgtgtgtgcatgtgtgtttgtgtgttataACCTACTGTGGATGTAGTTCAGGAGACTTTGTCCTGGCTCGTTCCTTCTCCATCTGTCGTAGCATCCCTCCCTCCGCTCCCCTCCCAACAGGGTCGAAAGCGCTTGTCCTTcctcctgttgccatggcgccCCCAGTCCGGTCCTGACCAGTCCGCGCGTTGGACAGTCTCACCTCCTGTCCGGGTCGTGTGCCCATCAGCTTGTCGATGACCTCTGAGTTGCTTGGCGACACGGCGATGCGCACTGCCCTAGGGCTGGGGATGAAGATGTGGGGGTCCTTACCGGAGGGGGAGGAGCGGATCTGTACGTAGCTCTGTCCCACGGGGCTACTCCGAAGGGTGGAGGAATCTGTGGACTTCTTCACCTCACCTTGCAGGCACCTGGGATGTAAGATAGTAGCATGAAGACAGGTAATATAATGCAATATAAGTTAAGACTTCCAATCTGTGGATCAAATGTAGTGGTTCTGTCCCAAGAAGATATTTTCTAAGCCCACCTAAATTGCTTCGCTCCATCTTGCCATATCTACTAACACAGCTACTGGTTGCCCTGTTGCTAAGCAACACGCTTCCATCATTAGTATTAGGGACACAATAATACATTAGTTGCTTGAAACACATGAGTCACATTTCTATGtaaaaatgaattaaaaaatGCTTACTTGAGTTCAGCAAGGGAGCCCTGACTTGCAGTGTTGGAAGCTCTGGTGGTCGCTGCAGGGTCTGTTCCAGTCTGCAGTGGTCAATAATTAATGACATCATGTGTGTTAACGACCTACTGTGATTGACGAGAGAGAGGGTCACAATGCTTCACTATTTCAGGCCAccccaatttgatttgttggttcgtTGGGTTCCGGATCACAAAATGGTCATGCTGAAcgggaaaaaaaacatggaaacTGAGTCTGCAGGGAAGTCTATACCTTGATATACACAGTATCGGGGAGTGAATATAGCCATCTATTTTCATCTTGGATTATTGCCTGATTTTTACAAGTCAGGGAACCCAAAGAtataaattggtatggcctgaAGACTACACAAGTGACAATTCCCCAGAGATGCGTGTCATTGATCCATCACTCTTTTGTTAAGAGAATAATTCAGGATGGATGAATTTGTACTGAATGACATTATCAAtaattcatcttttttttcaaatctgaggGGGCAGAAAAAcacttaagaaaaacaaaagacaagTTTGGAAAACAAATTTGTCCTCAGCATTACATAAGCTTTtcgatttttttctcttttaaatggACTGCCATGTCATTATTCTTTACAGATTATGTACATGCTGATAGTACAGTCAAAATATAGAGACTGGATATTATGCAAGGTTGGAAAATGAAAGTATGGATAAATCTATCACTTGAATTATCATTTGTTTCAAGCATCATTTACTGTTTCACAATTCTTGTTATGACATTTATTgtctcttcattttcaaaatctttatttGGTCGATCCTGATCAATGCATTTCATACTCTTAGATCATGTTTAGGGTCTATCAAATGTTACCCATAAAGCTATGTTTGTTTCGCCTACAAAAGAGATGGCATGATTAGCAGCAGCACGCAGGATAGGGACTACCTCTGAAGCCCGCAGCTCTGCTTTGATGTTGTTGACCTCGTGCGACTTCACCTTCAGTTGGTCCTGGAACTTTTGCAGCAGCTCCACCTAGAGGTGAGGTGTGATAGGGCAGGGACAAGGTGGTACAGGGGCATGATGGGGTAGTATGGTGGGAGTtttatgggggtggggggatgGAGAAGGGTGGCCAAACAAGAGAAGGATGTTATGAATGCATTCCATTTATTTCTTTGGTACATGTGCTAACTGTGGCAGACGTGTATGAAG
Protein-coding regions in this window:
- the LOC136437241 gene encoding coiled-coil domain-containing protein 158-like, with the protein product MKGPDESLAQFRTDNYTRWFGCKPSISGTDASQFIVSPVEMAAEKTKLNCRKYSLSLILQEASIVSCHSPTTSIRALQTEVDSVKQHMQKQVELLQKFQDQLKVKSHEVNNIKAELRASETGTDPAATTRASNTASQGSLAELKCLQGEVKKSTDSSTLRSSPVGQSYVQIRSSPSGKDPHIFIPSPRAVRIAVSPSNSEVIDKLMGTRPGQEVRLSNARTGQDRTGGAMATGGRTSAFDPVGRGAEGGMLRQMEKERARTKSPELHPQSLSTIDSLQVQHLKEQLKQANELTDLQKHHFREAITELQDRLQEALLQRERLLEQRENESRERDQIVSELQSTLKELESTNKQQEKAMLDTNARVDDLQKNLKTADVALVQIRTFLAQEEDGQGRPFLAGENARETGAAILPQVLQKCLQDRDVHIHSLTAKVTRSRWRYIDIFLLQLEQDVRESQQKLQEEQHRLTRDSQDRLQQVVQEYKQQLDSATERANNSRKQATTLQTQLTLLQEQTQSQVELKDGHIADLEAKYSAFKDEHKDMKQGYEKKVRELERALETLHSEMSNLQLEKEHYQESLEECEQEMTQIKQSLVRGDEDLKIEREQTKRLWSRDEEQSRRVHTLEAELEAASLEVRRLKELVQTVKQECKNQMEKQPPSHKSEGDGIWVIVSGLSYVGGTSHHRFHLFYLKITSCTCVIPYHVLWVLEVKEQEQQRLQEQINVLSAQLETERNQSLKLGREFEWKTDDIKALRQRVEELQHALDDAQKQLSSVVGEKNELSAVAEERLQDAERVRQERAHYIQMLEKRNEEFSSLQSSHDRLQVQLEEREKSLSTLHQQSENVSHMLHQGGQEAATLRVELDRVSKALSDKMVETEELRMGYETLTQRLQLREKFLGKVEEEKKHLSQQVSQRVREVTEVMQEKDRASQELKDSRLQVAYLTDERDSLKALLDGREGETERQIKRLSSKLKASLQELEQTRKALQAKESVDNKAYHVAETIQQEVTDRRSEIDSLKSRLHWLEECLDTAVKEKATLQTSSEGLNMKLEKSDGQISRLQEELLTVSDREQEARHRVTKLENALEKAAVKHATQQALIEQQEQELARMKLRHSLELRELQRRAAGVTGAAADTAPDAAVAGVGSLGSAGVSTQGFLHQTIAPKSPPVSQKPSDSYLQSLAANADAGQELRRLLTDMRQLIVDSRPSDKHSHSPDKHSRSADRHSRPSDRHSRSPDKHSHHRHSDKKHHKYRTSGKKRSPPSSATVSDTEETETDRHSRALNSTTSEDTVRYAGLDQPMSSSSPKKSTKSEGRTAKSYRSQRSFELNRSPSPIESLLSSHPVTRGNQSAITLTTDDLSTVPSTIPKPSRRGTELSRETVELCRRLEDKLQHLSQVGDHLKMENQEMAALIKTHDRQLKRVRQTEKTVQKAWK